One Danio rerio strain Tuebingen ecotype United States chromosome 9, GRCz12tu, whole genome shotgun sequence genomic region harbors:
- the klf5b gene encoding Krueppel-like factor 5, whose protein sequence is MDGYLPPQFHALSDHKKYCQDNTFTMDQGTPYSINMNVFLPDVTYLRTGMCRTVRSVGPQIKTEPIHSSFNYSSCHGTVAPTMTHQEYTNLYTPAPETGSNVYIKHETPSIEFQDVPLFQLLNSDLEPNVPGGHSCTDSHNATCPPMSTYNSIHPASSHGTERSICNMASNGYSLPAQFGQHPQKRAAYLPPSPPNSEPGSPDRRKELIQNLSPPPSYAASMASKMACLTPGPALSVQTQQVPAQYNRRSNPDLDKRRIHHCDVPGCKKVYTKSSHLKAHLRTHTGEKPYKCSWEGCDWRFARSDELTRHFRKHTGAKPFQCSVCSRCFSRSDHLALHMKRHQN, encoded by the exons ATGGATGGATACCTGCCACCTCAGTTTCATGCATTGTCAGACCATAAGAAGTATTGTCAAGACAATACTTTTACAATGGACCAAGGCACACCATATAGCATAAACATGAATGTTTTCTTACCTGACGTCACCTACCTACGAACCGGCATGTGTAGAACCGTGAGGTCTGTGGGGCCGCAGATAAAGACTGAACCCATACATTCATCGTTCAACTACTCCAGCTGCCATGGCACCGTTGCACCCACCATGACCCATCAAGAGTACACAAACCTCTACACTCCAGCTCCGGAAACAGGTAGTAATGTTTACATCAAGCACGAGACGCCATCCATTGAATTTCAAGACGTTCCACTGTTTCAGCTGTTGAATTCAGATCTGGAGCCCAATGTGCCTGGAGGGCACTCTTGCACAGATTCCCACAATGCCACATGCCCTCCCATGTCAACGTATAACAGCATTCACCCAGCATCCAGTCATGGTACAGAGAGATCCATTTGTAATATGGCCAGCAATGGATATTCTCTACCTGCCCAGTTTGGTCAGCATCCTCAGAAAAGGGCGGCTTATCTACCACCCTCCCCACCCAACTCAGAACCGGGCAGCCCGGACAGGAGGAAAGAGCTCATACAGAACTTATCGCCACCTCCGTCATATGCTGCTAGCATGGCATCAAAAATGGCCTGTCTTACCCCTGGACCAGCACTTTCTGTCCAAACGCAACAGGTGCCTGCCCAGTATAACCGCAGGAGCAATCCTGATCTGGACAAAAGGAGGATACATCACTGTGATGTGCCAG GATGCAAGAAGGTCTACACCAAGTCCTCACATTTGAAGGCCCACTTACGCACTCACACAG GCGAAAAGCCATACAAGTGCTCATGGGAGGGGTGCGACTGGCGCTTCGCCCGTTCCGACGAGCTGACGCGCCACTTCAGGAAGCACACGGGGGCCAAACCTTTCCAGTGCTCTGTATGTAGCCGTTGCTTCTCCCGATCggaccacctggccctccacatgaAAAGACACCAGAACTAG